A region from the Acyrthosiphon pisum isolate AL4f chromosome A1, pea_aphid_22Mar2018_4r6ur, whole genome shotgun sequence genome encodes:
- the LOC100160993 gene encoding CAP-Gly domain-containing linker protein 1 isoform X4 has product MPNPVFEETIIPRHLDLFCRADDGVSSIATRLDGGSSVKKTAGGSDSFMGDARRLSEAGVRRSSGNSVVLTEDTDKFIIGNRIWVGGTKPGQIAYIGETNFGNGDWAGVVLDEPIGKNDGSVSGTRYFQCGPKRGIFARLTNLTSAPLSSVEDSMVQSSFAATKPLGFSTPMPKRQGSTVTATKTAAKSISQTPIAKSSSDLKIGDRVIISSGQGSKLGVLRYRGATQFAPGEWCGIELDDPLGKNNGIVEGIRYFECEDKFGLFTPIAKVSKSPMSASRMSTNCAIHKAKRSPGSMNGSMISGITSTTMSSIPTRPTKVSDMDRLKLELTQKKNENELLRSQFIKAANQADVAEKKLEETLKAQLEQPSEIQVNGIIMLQKQLDNIKKQIDDEKEKVQNLQFTNEEQNVLNIELQNKNAELLIKIKELDFDLAKERSLAKDVEKEKMKIFEKEEELCRVKEELETLKKLIDNNEDELQKSVSNLSSEVVDKEAILNTLRQTLNENSQTHDRLLKEANENLSATTERLTKIIEEKEKKIEQNQEMIDQLNEGIKCLSALKNEEHDDIVNNLKNELLKLEKEYKVIINEKEQDTKIIHENHIKIENELKQELKSLSENKNQEIEQIQQQNLEKLEKLENVNQNLNTELKAALKSVQDQTTVIADLEKKYNDLELQQDSTRNEIEKKLTTKLKTVENELTCLKSEKSMLEEKHEIYVKETTNATNALEDKLKQNNILIENLNKSLNELTLSKQNELDSMKKQILQLEGERDELLKRQSLELATKDEIINTLSNKLELSLTEKQKQDLSNANLQTELTNETTKYQTTIKDLQNKINELEVNIASNRESYKSELELLRNEKLTSTSENLNLLEKLKSLENSKLNLEEKLASNEICIQDIQHLNNVIEEKNKIIDDNQIKIKQLDNFVIQTKNEYKVILQQKEEEIKELLKIGEEKMEIEKLSLEEKTKVILNDKDKENSILHKKIGDLENIKKDLEIQLETGKSLEQDLKQSNEIIQDKIKTIKDNNLKIDDLNNLISLTKNEFESKLQVKEVEIKDLLKTAEEKLFIEKKQMEEQNKAMLNEKNNEISKLMEKLSILENSKTSVEQQLIETSKKQENMIAELKLSIEEKTKLINDNNLNIEQLNSMIEQCKERFNSELEEKEDKMKELIKVGEEKLTEEKLKLEKHSMLILDEKNNEITKLMEKLSILENSKTSVEQQLIETSKKQENMIAELKSSIEEKTKLINDNNLNIEQLNSMIEQCKEKFNSELKEKEDKMKELIKVGEEKLTDEKLVLAMNSMIMLDERNNEISNLMEKLNILENSKSNLEKQLDTYKNQEHDIIELKNAVEEKNKIIDDNNSKVELLNSLITQTKEDFDVRLKEKENETNKLVKIVEDKLNVEKKAFETCLDEKNTEIKILKNQLHEFAENSTEKELMLKLEKEKLRALNLEALKIELEKTVLQHKTELELLEVSKINMQEEMVKTIEKQQGLNAELTAKTKTESERLDTEKLNIQKQIDGLQIECSWLRSTLEEKNHEIENLKIQMSQELKPTVSCDDELSQLKALLDKGHSAQSHLEFRIQELTDENHRLNERIEGDSNLLQKNHNIIQEKYNIEKKYEETYNTLKIKENQILVLQTELNSWKLKDTEKSKNNNAQANTDKSEAHLLAEKNQEIKMLNSIILGLHKKLSAVMETDVSEYEIAKNPESVSKEDYQKLYKTAKNNVKLKECENLSLKHEINKLKTENDRYSEFKTKCEILENDKKTLQKLIVSYDNSIPTNVKSDIKSETEKILEEKDWQINLLNNIIADLHAKVSDNKFKIEALETQILDSGVDQSKKTRLRTTRLYCERCEIFDSHDTEDCPEKPESPKFQRKRRVVNDGSNKMIDEPFCVCCDMFGHTADECDNSLTF; this is encoded by the exons atGCCTAATCCTGTATTCGAAGAGACAATTATACCAAGACATTTGGATTTATTCTGCCGAGCAGATG ATGGCGTAAGCTCTATTGCGACCAGACTAGACGGTGGTTCAAGTGTGAAAAAAACtgcag GCGGTTCAGATTCTTTCATGGGAGATGCACGTAGACTAAGTGAAGCCGGTGTAAGACGTAGTTCAG GAAACAGTGTTGTTCTCACAGAAGATACGGACAAATTTATTATCGGCAATCGAATTTGGGTGGGTGGAACTAAACCCGGGCAAATTGCATACATAGGCGAAACTAATTTTGGAAACGGAGATTGGGCTGGTGTAGTACTCGATGAACCAATTG gtaaaaaTGATGGGTCCGTGAGTGGAACTAGATATTTTCAATGTGGACCTAAGAGAGGCATATTTGCTCGTCTGACTAATCTCACTTCTGCTCCTTTGAGTTCTGTTGAAGATTCAATGGTTCAAAGTTCATTTGCCGCTACTAAACCATTAGGGTTTTCAACTCCTATGCCTAAACGGCAAGGTTCAACTGTAACAGCCACTAAAACTGCCGCAaaaa gtattagtCAAACGCCAATAGCTAAAAGTAGCAGTGATTTAAAAATTGGCGATCGTGTTATAATCAGCAGTGGACAAGGATCTAAATTGGGAGTTTTAAGGTATCGTGGCGCAACTCAATTTGCACCAGGAGAATGGTGTGGTATCGAATTAGATGATCCTCTTGGAAAAAATAATGGAATTGTGGAAGGAATTAG atattttgaatGTGAAGATAAATTTGGCTTATTCACTCCTATTGCTAAAGTTTCCAAATCGCCGATGTCTGCCAGTCGAATGTCGACCAATTGTGCTATTCACAAGGCAAAACGTTCACCAGGTTCTATGAATGGATCTATGATCAGTGGTATTACATCAACCACCATGTCATCGATACCAACTCGG CCAACAAAGGTATCAGATATGGATCGATTGAAATTGGAATTAActcaaaagaaaaatgaaaatgaacttCTTCGTTCACAATTTATTAAAGCTGCAAATCAAGCTGATGttgctgaaaaaaaattggaggAAACGTTaaaa GCTCAACTTGAACAGCCATCAGAAATTCAAgtcaatggtataataatgctacaaaaacaattagataatataaaaaaacaaatagatgatgaaaaagaaaaagttcAAAATCTACAGTTCACCAATGaagaacaaaatgttttaaatattgaactacaaaataaaaacgctGAACTtttaataaagattaaagaaCTAGATTTCGATTTGGCTAAAGAACGAAGTCTAGCTAAAGatgtagaaaaagaaaaaatgaaaatttttgaaaaagaagAAGAATTATGTAGAGTAAAAGAAGAGTTagaaactctaaaaaaattaatagacaaCAATGAAGATGAATTACAAAAATCAGTGTCCAATTTAAGTTCAGAAGTAGTTGATAAAGAagcaattttaaatacattacgtCAAACATTGAATGAAAATTCTCAAACTCATGATCGTTTATTAAAAGAGGCTAATGAAAATTTATCTGCTACCACAGAACGGTTAACCAAAATAatagaagaaaaagaaaaaaaaattgaacagaATCAAGAGATGATTGACCAATTAAACGAGggtataaaatgtttgagtGCATTAAAGAATGAAGAACATGATGATATCgtaaataatcttaaaaacgagttattaaaattagaaaaagaaTACAAAGTAATCATTAATGAAAAAGAACaagatactaaaataattcatGAGAAtcatatcaaaattgaaaatgaactCAAACAAGAATTAAAAAGtttatcagaaaataaaaatcaagaaattGAACAGATACAACAACAAAATCttgaaaaacttgaaaaactggAAAATgtcaatcaaaatttaaatacagaaTTAAAAGCAGCATTGAAATCTGTACAAGATCAAACAACTGTAATAGCCGATctagagaaaaaatataatgatttagaaCTTCAACAAGATTCTACTAGaaatgaaatagaaaaaaaactaactacaAAACTTAAAACTGTTGAAAATGAATTAACATGTTTAAAATCTGAAAAATCAATGTTGGAAGAAAAGCATGAAATTTATGTGAAGGAAACAACAAATGCAACAAACGCCTTGgaagataaattaaaacaaaataatattttaattgaaaatttaaataaatcattaaatgagTTAACTTTATCGAAACAAAATGAATTAGATTCcatgaaaaaacaaatactgCAGTTGGAAGGAGAACGGGATGAATTATTAAAACGACAAAGTTTAGAATTAGCCACTaaagatgaaataataaatacattatccAATAAACTTGAACTGTCATTaacagaaaaacaaaaacaagatTTAAGTAATGCTAATTTACAGACTGAATTAACAAATGAAACTACAAAGTATCAAACGACTATTAAAGATTTACAAAACAAGATTAATGAATTAGAAGTAAATATTGCATCAAATCGAGAATCATATAAATCAGAACTAGAACTATTAAGAAATGAAAAACTAACAAGTACGTCAGAAAATTTGAatcttttagaaaaattaaagtcTTTGGAAAATTCAAAGTTGAATCTTGAAGAGAAATTAGCGTCtaatgaaatatgtatacaagATATTCAAcacttaaataatgtaattgaagaaaaaaataaaattatagatgataatcaaataaaaattaaacagttagataattttgttatacaaactaaaaatgaatacaaagtTATTCTACAACAAAAAGAAGAAGAAATCAAGGAGCTATTAAAAATTGGAGAAGAAAAGATGGAAATAGAAAAGTTGTCATTAGAAGAAAAAactaaagttatattaaatgataaagaCAAAGAAAATTCAATACTCCACAAAAAAATTGGAGAtttagaaaatatcaaaaaagatTTAGAAATACAATTAGAAACGGGTAAATCACTTGAACAAGATTTGAAACAATCAAATGAAATAATCCAagacaaaattaaaactattaaagatAACAATTTGAAGATTGAtgatctaaataatttaattagtctaaccaaaaatgaatttgaaaGCAAATTACAGGTAAAAGAAGTTGAAatcaaagatttattaaaaactgcagaagaaaaattattcatagaaaaaaaacaaatggaaGAACAGAATAAGGCAATgctgaatgaaaaaaataatgaaatatccaAACTCATGGAAAAACTTAGTATTCTGGAGAACTCTAAAACAAGTGTTGAGCAACAATTAATTGAAACCAgcaaaaaacaagaaaatatgATAGCTGAACTTAAATTATCAATTGAAGAGAAAACAAAacttatcaatgataataactTAAACATTGAACAGTTGAATAGTATGATTGAGCAGTGTAAAGAAAGGTTTAATTCAGAGTTGGAAGAAAAAGAAGATAAAATGAAAGAGCTTATAAAAGTAGGGGAAGAGAAATTAAcggaagaaaaattaaaattagaaaaacattCTATGCTAATATTGGATGAAAAGAATAATGAAATTACCAAACTTATGGAAAAACTTAGTATTCTGGAGAACTCTAAAACAAGTGTTGAGCAACAATTAATTGAAACCAgcaaaaaacaagaaaatatgATAGCTGAACTTAAATCATCAATTGAAGAGAAAACAAAactaatcaatgataataatttaaacattgaaCAGTTGAATAGTATGATTGAGCAGTGTAAAGAAAAGTTTAATTCAGAATTGAAAGAAAAAGAAGATAAAATGAAAGAGCTTATAAAAGTAGGGGAAGAGAAATTAACAGATGAAAAATTAGTATTAGCAATGAATAGTATGATCATGCTGGATGAAAGAAATAATGAAATTTCCAATCTCATggaaaaacttaatattttagaaaattcaaaatcaaatttggaGAAACAATTGGATACTTACAAAAATCAAGAACATGATATAATAGAGTTGAAGaatgctgttgaagaaaaaaataaaattatagatgataataattcAAAGGTTGAACTTTTAAACAGTCTAATTACGCAGACTAAAGAAGATTTTGATGTGAGGCTCAAGGAAAAAGAAAATGAAACCAACAAGCTTGTGAAAATTGTAGAAGATAAATTGAATGTTGAAAAGAAGGCATTTGAAACTTGTCTGgatgaaaaaaatacagaaattaaaatattaaaaaaccaattacATGAGTTTGCAGAAAACAGTACAGAAAAAGAATTGATGTTGAaattagaaaaagaaaaattacggGCATTGAACTTAGAAGCACTAAAAATTGAGTTAGAAAAAACTGTGTTACAACATAAAACTGAATTGGAGCTATTAGAAGTATCCAAAATTAATATGCAAGAAGAAATGGTTAAAACTATCGAAAAACAACAAGGTCTTAATGCCGAACTAACGGCTAAAACTAAAACTGAATCAGAACGATTAGATACTGAAAAATTAAACATCCAAAAACAAATTGATGGGCTACAGATTGAGTGTTCTTGGCTACGATCAACGTTAGAAGAAAAGAACcatgaaattgaaaatctaaaaattcaaATGTCTCAAGAGTTGAAGCCTACTGTTTCTTGCGATGATGAATTGAGTCAGTTAAAAGCTTTACt tgATAAGGGTCACAGTGCTCAATCTCACTTGGAATTCCGTATTCAAGAGTTAACAGATGAAAACCATCGTTTAAATGAACGTATTGAAGGTGACAGTAATCTACTTCAGAAGAATCATAACATTAT acaagaaaaatataacattgaaaaaaaatatgaagaaacttataatactttaaaaattaaagagaaTCAAATTTTAGTGTTGCAAACTGAG ttGAATTCTTGGAAATTAAAGGATACAGAGAAATCTAAGAATAATAATGCTCAAGCAAATACAGATAAATCTG aagccCATTTATTAGCAGAGAAAAAtcaagaaattaaaatgttgaattcaataatattaggCTTGCATAAAAAGTTATCTGCTGTTATGGAAACTGATGTTTCCGAATATGAAAT tGCGAAAAACCCAGAGAGCGTATCAAAAGAagattatcaaaaattatataaaacagctAAGAACAATGTTAAACTAAAGGAGTGTGAAAATTTATCATTGAAACATGAG attaataagttaaaaacagaaaatgatCGTTATTCtgagtttaaaacaaaatgtgaaattttagaaaatgataaaaaaacacTTCAAAAATTGATAGTTAGCTATGACAACTCTATTCCAACAAATGTTAAAAGTGATATTAAATCTG AAACAGAAAAAATACTAGAGGAAAAAGACTggcaaattaatttgttaaacaaCATAATTGCCGATCTTCATGCCAAGGTGtctgataataaatttaaaattgaagcacTAGAAACACAAATTTTAGACTCTGGAGT AGATCAAAGCAAAAAAACACGTTTAAGAACTACTCGTCTTTATTGTGAAAGATGTGAAATATTTGATTCTCATGATACCGAAGATTGTCCTGAAAAACCAGAATCTCCAAAATTCCAAAGGAAACGAAGAGTAGTTAACGATGGTTCAAATAAAATGATTGATGAACCATTTTGTGTATGTTGTGATA tGTTTGGACATACAGCTGACGAATGTGACAACTCATTAACATTTTAG